The nucleotide sequence TTCACTGAAAGAAACCTGGTGTGTTCGTGTACAAAATAAGGCGAATAGATGAGTTGGAAAATTCGCTTTTACCGCGGACTGAATAAAAGTATTGAGGTCAATTTAGCTGAGGGGCGTTTAGCCATCGGCTCAGACCCCCTACAGGCAGATATCGTTCTGGTGGATGAAGATGTTGCTCCTGTGCACCTGATCTTAGAAGTCGAACCAGACTCAATTCGCCTGTTGGAATGGGCCGGGGAAGCTGCACCAAGCCAGAATGGCGAACCGCTGTCACCGGGTGCGACATTGCAAGCGCTGGCCCGTCAGGAAGTTGGCCCGTTATTGTGGGCTTTTTGTGACCAGCAACATACATTCCCAAGCCAACTAGCTGAACCCGTGGTCACACCACAGCGCCCTGCCCGGCAAAATCGCAGCCGGGTAGCAGGCGGAATGTTAATACTTTGTCTGGTACTGGCACTCGGTCTTCTGGCGCTACTTGGACATGAAGGGTGGCAAAGAAACCACATGTCCAATGGCATAGCCGAGCAAGAACTACGCCGTTTTCTCAGTAGTGATTCAGCCTATCGCCAAGTGAGCGTACAAATGATGCCCAATCACGGGCCGCCGTTGCTCAAAGGTTATGTGGCTCTCAACCACCAACGGCTGGCCCTGCAACAGTATCTCGATACCCACTCTCTCAGTTATCGGCTGGAGCTACGTACTATGGAAGAGTTACGTCAGGGGGTAGATTTCATTTTACAAAAATTAGGCTATGCCCAGATCCAAAGTAGCGATGGTAAACAACCCGGTTGGATCCGCCTTATAGGCGAAGTCACTGATACCAGCCAGCAATGGAACAATATCGAGTCACTACTCAAACGTGATGTTCCTGGTTTGCTTGGCATAGAAAACCAGACGCGGTTCACCGGTAACCACCTCAAGCGACTGGATATGTTATTGGCTAAACATGATTTACCTGACACGCTGACCTACAAGGATAAAAATGATCGTATCGAGTTCATAGGTCAACTGGATGAACACCAAACGCATAACTTCTACCGCTTACAGCAGGTATTTAAGCAAGAATTCGGCAACCAGCCGGCACTGGTATTACTGAATAATAAGCAGCTCACCCGCAATGATGAGCTCAATTTCGACGTCCGGGCCGTTTCTCTCGGGCGTGTGCCCTATGTGGTACTCAAAAACAACTTGCGTTACCCGGTTGGAGCAACCACAGAAAACGGTTTAATAATCGAGGCCATCCGTCAAGATGCGATTGTTATT is from Photorhabdus laumondii subsp. laumondii and encodes:
- the sctD gene encoding type III secretion system inner membrane ring subunit SctD; amino-acid sequence: MSWKIRFYRGLNKSIEVNLAEGRLAIGSDPLQADIVLVDEDVAPVHLILEVEPDSIRLLEWAGEAAPSQNGEPLSPGATLQALARQEVGPLLWAFCDQQHTFPSQLAEPVVTPQRPARQNRSRVAGGMLILCLVLALGLLALLGHEGWQRNHMSNGIAEQELRRFLSSDSAYRQVSVQMMPNHGPPLLKGYVALNHQRLALQQYLDTHSLSYRLELRTMEELRQGVDFILQKLGYAQIQSSDGKQPGWIRLIGEVTDTSQQWNNIESLLKRDVPGLLGIENQTRFTGNHLKRLDMLLAKHDLPDTLTYKDKNDRIEFIGQLDEHQTHNFYRLQQVFKQEFGNQPALVLLNNKQLTRNDELNFDVRAVSLGRVPYVVLKNNLRYPVGATTENGLIIEAIRQDAIVITKGKQQFIVKLNRSPAS